The following proteins are encoded in a genomic region of Bosea beijingensis:
- a CDS encoding CDP-alcohol phosphatidyltransferase family protein — MIRINNSLVGAAERRALAWLVRRMPARVTPDKLTAFGIFGAALTLVGYVLTAWSPAFLWLASLGLVFHWLGDSLDGSLARFRKIERPKYGYFLDQTIDVIGNLLICAGMGLSAYVRMDFALLALAGYHALSIYSLVKACVSGQFHISLVGWGPTEMRLLIILMNTTIFYFGAPPFTFAGLSMTWCDVTVLLMAAGLFATFVCLLASYAAELAREEPAGRE, encoded by the coding sequence TTGATACGCATCAACAACAGCCTCGTCGGCGCAGCCGAGCGCAGGGCCCTGGCCTGGCTCGTCCGGCGGATGCCGGCACGGGTCACCCCCGACAAGCTGACCGCCTTCGGCATCTTCGGCGCCGCGCTCACGCTGGTGGGCTATGTACTGACGGCGTGGTCGCCGGCCTTCCTGTGGCTGGCCTCGCTCGGCCTCGTCTTCCACTGGCTGGGCGATTCGCTCGACGGCAGCCTGGCCCGCTTCCGCAAGATCGAACGGCCCAAATACGGCTATTTCCTCGACCAGACGATCGATGTCATCGGCAACCTGCTGATCTGCGCCGGCATGGGCCTGTCCGCCTATGTGCGCATGGACTTCGCCCTGCTGGCGCTCGCCGGCTACCACGCCCTGTCGATCTATTCGCTGGTCAAGGCCTGTGTCTCCGGCCAGTTCCATATCTCGCTGGTCGGCTGGGGGCCGACGGAGATGCGCCTGCTCATCATCCTGATGAACACGACGATCTTCTATTTCGGCGCCCCGCCCTTCACATTCGCGGGCCTGTCCATGACCTGGTGCGACGTCACCGTCCTGTTGATGGCGGCCGGCCTGTTCGCGACCTTCGTCTGCCTGCTCGCGAGCTATGCGGCCGAGCTCGCGCGCGAAGAGCCCGCTGGCCGCGAATAG
- a CDS encoding fatty acyl-AMP ligase, producing MTVYSDRPGERPSLTFAALHAQAAHLARQLAAETLPGDRALLIFPSSVEFVVAYFACLMAGVVAVPIMQPRRNANHDASAAIIADCAPRLALSPASDPDPRGLLRERLAVHGIRHLPIALAPEPAPLEAFRPNADGLAFLQYTSGSTSSPKGVMVSHRNLIDNLAMMRERLGNHADSAHVSWIPLYHDLGLIMNLLQPIYLGAPCVLLTPSGFMHRPLNWLRAIHEHRAEVGAAPNFAFDLCVDRFRPEQMEGIDLSSWKIALNGAEPVRAATLERFAATFAPYGFAPGAMRPAYGLAEATLLVTAAKRGSLPRTLEVSAKALKAARIAPPADTADRHVSASCGAPMTGLTITIADPETRRPLPQGGIGEIWIQATSVAGGYWQRPEESEQTFRAKLETDLPDTSGSWLRTGDLGHLDAAGELHVVGRIKDVMIIRGVNHYPQDIEATVAASHPALRRDHGAAFTITDADDVERIIVVQEVERTQRHGIAEAEVVAAVQAAVVNNHDVALHKVVLIRTGSLPKTTSGKVQRNLTRLRWLEGTLEAWNMAGDIEDRDSASA from the coding sequence GTGACCGTCTATTCCGATCGTCCCGGCGAACGGCCGAGCCTGACCTTCGCCGCGCTTCATGCACAGGCCGCGCATCTGGCGCGGCAGCTCGCGGCCGAAACCTTGCCGGGTGACCGCGCCCTGCTGATCTTTCCCTCCAGCGTCGAATTCGTGGTTGCCTATTTCGCCTGTTTGATGGCGGGCGTGGTCGCGGTGCCGATAATGCAGCCGCGCCGCAATGCGAATCACGATGCCAGCGCGGCGATCATCGCGGATTGCGCGCCGCGGCTCGCGCTGAGTCCGGCTTCCGATCCTGATCCGCGCGGCCTGCTGCGCGAGCGCCTGGCCGTGCATGGCATCCGCCACCTTCCGATCGCGCTGGCACCAGAGCCCGCGCCGCTCGAGGCCTTCCGGCCCAATGCCGATGGCCTCGCCTTCCTGCAATATACCTCCGGCTCGACCTCCTCGCCCAAGGGCGTGATGGTGAGCCACCGCAACCTGATCGACAATCTCGCGATGATGCGGGAGCGGCTCGGAAATCATGCGGATTCGGCGCATGTCAGTTGGATCCCGCTCTATCATGATCTCGGTCTGATCATGAACCTGCTGCAGCCGATCTATCTCGGCGCGCCCTGCGTCCTGCTGACGCCATCCGGCTTCATGCATCGCCCGCTCAACTGGCTGCGCGCGATCCACGAGCATCGCGCCGAGGTCGGCGCCGCCCCGAACTTCGCCTTCGATCTCTGCGTCGACCGCTTCCGGCCCGAGCAGATGGAAGGCATCGACCTCAGCAGTTGGAAAATCGCCCTCAACGGCGCCGAGCCGGTCAGGGCCGCGACGCTGGAGCGGTTCGCCGCGACCTTCGCCCCCTATGGCTTCGCGCCTGGGGCGATGCGTCCAGCCTATGGCCTGGCCGAGGCCACGCTGCTCGTCACCGCCGCGAAGCGAGGTTCCCTGCCCCGCACGCTGGAGGTCAGCGCCAAGGCGCTCAAGGCCGCTCGCATCGCACCGCCCGCGGATACCGCCGACCGGCACGTCAGCGCCAGCTGCGGCGCGCCGATGACCGGGCTGACCATCACGATCGCCGATCCGGAGACGCGACGCCCGCTGCCGCAGGGCGGGATCGGCGAGATCTGGATCCAGGCGACGAGCGTCGCCGGCGGCTACTGGCAGCGCCCCGAGGAGAGCGAGCAGACCTTCCGCGCCAAGCTGGAGACAGACTTGCCGGACACCAGCGGCTCCTGGTTGCGGACCGGCGATCTCGGGCATCTCGACGCAGCGGGCGAGCTCCATGTCGTCGGCCGAATCAAGGATGTGATGATCATCCGCGGCGTCAATCATTATCCGCAGGATATCGAAGCGACGGTCGCCGCCAGCCACCCCGCGCTGCGGCGCGACCATGGCGCAGCCTTCACCATCACCGATGCCGACGATGTCGAGCGCATCATCGTCGTTCAGGAGGTCGAGCGCACGCAGCGCCATGGCATCGCAGAGGCCGAGGTCGTCGCGGCCGTACAGGCAGCGGTTGTCAACAATCACGACGTCGCCCTGCATAAGGTGGTGCTGATCCGGACGGGCTCGCTGCCCAAGACCACGAGCGGAAAGGTCCAGCGTAACCTGACCAGGCTCCGCTGGCTGGAGGGGACGCTCGAAGCCTGGAACATGGCGGGAGACATCGAGGATCGCGACTCGGCCTCCGCTTGA
- a CDS encoding glycosyltransferase family 4 protein: protein MSLTPRGIDRVDLAYARHFFEHSNEDCWATLPTAWGTRAFPRERVLRGLARLEELWAENRQPAIDGAWASLAPTMQAGKSSWHLPRNGGLAISSRMTSLLKATGIGFGRDVVKTLKPGTVYVNVGQVGLAVPFLLRWLQKRPDIRPLFMLHDVIPLEMPEYVSPGAVKAHATMVDQTARYAAGLIVTTRTAQQAIEHELNRRGARTLPTLTLPLPVPSIFREPPDPDPTLASIPYFVVCGAIELRKNHLLLLEVWKRLHRRLGTSTPHLVIAGAKGWQGDLILDRLRRSGDVSTYIHVVHGLSTPALKRVISGARALLMPSFIEGFGLPVVEAAALGTPVVASDIPAHREVGHPETVFVDPIDGLGWEAAIASLLSAGPRRLSPFPAYANFTWVEYFAALSSFIRRIEDDRTALG from the coding sequence TTGTCCCTGACGCCCCGGGGGATCGACCGGGTCGACCTCGCCTATGCACGCCATTTCTTCGAGCATTCGAACGAGGATTGCTGGGCGACCCTGCCGACGGCATGGGGTACGCGTGCGTTTCCGCGAGAGCGCGTCCTGCGCGGATTGGCGCGGCTGGAAGAGCTCTGGGCCGAGAACAGGCAGCCCGCGATCGACGGCGCCTGGGCATCACTGGCACCGACCATGCAGGCGGGCAAGTCGTCCTGGCATCTGCCGCGGAACGGCGGCCTTGCCATTTCCTCGCGGATGACATCGCTGCTCAAGGCGACCGGCATCGGCTTCGGCAGGGACGTCGTCAAGACGCTGAAGCCCGGAACGGTCTACGTCAATGTCGGCCAGGTCGGGTTGGCCGTGCCGTTCCTGCTGCGCTGGCTGCAGAAGCGTCCCGACATCCGCCCACTCTTCATGCTCCACGACGTCATTCCGCTGGAGATGCCCGAATATGTCTCGCCCGGCGCGGTCAAGGCCCACGCGACGATGGTCGACCAGACGGCGCGCTATGCCGCCGGGCTGATCGTCACGACCCGCACAGCCCAGCAGGCGATCGAGCACGAACTCAATCGCCGTGGCGCGAGGACGCTGCCCACGCTCACGCTGCCGCTGCCCGTTCCCTCGATCTTTCGCGAGCCGCCGGACCCGGATCCGACACTGGCCTCCATCCCTTACTTCGTGGTCTGCGGCGCGATCGAACTCCGGAAGAACCATCTCCTGCTGCTTGAGGTCTGGAAGCGGCTGCACCGCCGGCTCGGCACGTCGACGCCGCATCTCGTCATTGCCGGCGCGAAGGGCTGGCAGGGCGACCTGATTCTCGACCGCTTGCGGCGCTCCGGCGATGTGAGCACCTATATCCATGTCGTCCACGGCCTTTCCACGCCGGCGCTAAAGCGGGTGATCAGCGGCGCGCGCGCCTTGCTGATGCCGTCCTTCATCGAGGGCTTCGGCCTGCCGGTTGTCGAGGCGGCGGCGCTCGGCACCCCGGTCGTCGCCTCGGACATTCCGGCGCATCGCGAAGTCGGTCATCCCGAGACGGTTTTCGTCGATCCGATCGACGGTCTTGGCTGGGAGGCGGCCATTGCCTCGCTCCTGTCGGCCGGGCCGCGGCGCCTTTCGCCCTTTCCAGCTTATGCGAATTTCACCTGGGTCGAGTATTTCGCCGCGCTGTCGTCCTTTATTCGCAGGATCGAAGACGATAGAACGGCTTTGGGCTGA
- a CDS encoding WcbI family polysaccharide biosynthesis putative acetyltransferase: MDALAQAGTAPEAAPKLPEGDSRPLLPVMEVREPARRWADGSVSVILLVPAQAFLYGPFLRLPEGRYRLAFRCRVRMPLQGDHPVMGLEIVAQNRILRAWRDYSAAELRSGEQSLAFEVPRELGIEGGADVPFEFRFTHFGNALLTMVELTLHREPGIEVPENIPAELELWRLLGRLRVLPLPGAVHLSPLSITPLKLWRSSAILRLPAGTYRAEIACALKRARRPSEAALAIAVETRDGIPLGGEQFRASELEAGRVSFEFTVPQDIGLDAGVPRTIDIRLRHFRNASLLLRSFDLRRVSADAPAAASPALTGRVASSGSRKKQIVIFGNCQGNLLAEALRYHSGFSRHFAVKHHYMELPANLHEQGRRDLQECDLLLIQDIREWEQYPLRADVPGDLPTLRYPCVRFASPWPFDAFNGPDDRLARNRDLPNFEFTYFDGLLGRLRRQIPDPELRFRTYESLAIERVIDFNRLHQFEQTRLEGMDRKFPAGIGAYILENFRSKQIFYTTAHPNGRIMKMLVRQVTRELGLSLNFWLPGSLDSLRRLQVPIHPKVAAALGIGWADARRKYLVRGEWLTWEDYFRKYIAYYG, from the coding sequence ATGGATGCTCTAGCTCAAGCCGGGACGGCGCCTGAAGCAGCACCAAAACTGCCTGAGGGCGATTCCCGCCCCTTGCTGCCCGTCATGGAAGTGCGCGAGCCGGCAAGGCGCTGGGCGGATGGCTCGGTCTCGGTCATCCTGCTGGTGCCGGCCCAGGCTTTCCTCTACGGGCCCTTCCTCCGCCTGCCGGAGGGGCGATATCGCCTGGCCTTCCGCTGCCGGGTGCGCATGCCTCTCCAGGGCGATCATCCCGTCATGGGCCTCGAAATCGTCGCGCAGAACCGGATCCTGCGCGCCTGGCGCGACTATAGCGCGGCGGAACTGCGCAGCGGCGAGCAGAGTCTGGCCTTCGAGGTGCCACGCGAGTTGGGCATCGAGGGTGGGGCCGACGTTCCCTTTGAGTTCCGCTTCACGCATTTCGGCAATGCCTTGCTGACCATGGTCGAACTGACCCTGCATCGCGAGCCCGGAATCGAGGTGCCTGAGAACATTCCGGCGGAACTCGAGCTCTGGCGATTGCTCGGCCGGCTCCGGGTCTTGCCGCTCCCCGGCGCAGTGCATCTGTCGCCGTTGTCGATCACGCCTCTGAAGCTGTGGCGCAGTTCGGCGATACTGCGGCTCCCGGCCGGAACCTATCGCGCAGAGATCGCCTGCGCGTTGAAGCGGGCCCGCCGTCCGTCTGAAGCTGCGCTGGCCATCGCCGTCGAAACGCGGGACGGCATTCCTCTGGGCGGGGAACAGTTCCGGGCGAGTGAGCTGGAAGCGGGGCGTGTTTCTTTCGAATTCACGGTTCCGCAGGATATCGGCCTCGACGCCGGTGTGCCGCGTACGATCGATATCCGCCTGCGTCATTTCCGCAATGCGAGCTTATTGTTGCGCTCGTTCGACCTGAGGCGCGTCTCGGCTGATGCTCCGGCCGCTGCGTCGCCGGCGCTGACCGGGCGGGTCGCGTCCTCTGGCAGCCGGAAGAAGCAGATCGTCATTTTCGGGAACTGCCAGGGCAATCTCCTGGCGGAGGCGCTGCGCTACCATTCCGGCTTCTCGCGCCATTTCGCGGTCAAGCACCACTACATGGAATTGCCTGCGAACCTGCACGAGCAGGGCCGGCGTGACCTGCAGGAATGCGACCTGCTCCTGATCCAGGACATCCGCGAATGGGAACAATATCCGCTGCGCGCCGATGTGCCGGGCGACCTGCCGACGCTGCGCTACCCATGTGTGCGCTTCGCTTCGCCCTGGCCCTTCGACGCGTTCAACGGACCTGATGACAGGCTCGCCCGCAATCGCGACCTGCCCAATTTCGAGTTCACTTATTTCGACGGGCTGCTGGGGCGGCTGCGGCGCCAGATTCCCGATCCCGAATTGCGTTTCCGAACCTATGAATCGCTGGCAATCGAGCGGGTGATCGATTTCAACCGCCTGCACCAGTTCGAGCAGACCCGTCTGGAGGGGATGGACCGGAAATTCCCGGCGGGAATCGGGGCCTATATCCTGGAGAATTTCAGGTCGAAGCAGATCTTCTACACAACGGCCCATCCCAATGGCCGAATCATGAAGATGCTGGTCAGGCAGGTCACCAGGGAGCTGGGGCTGTCGCTGAACTTCTGGCTGCCCGGGTCGCTTGATTCGCTGCGTCGCCTGCAGGTCCCGATCCACCCGAAGGTCGCGGCGGCGCTGGGGATCGGGTGGGCGGATGCCAGGCGCAAATATCTGGTGCGCGGCGAGTGGCTGACCTGGGAAGACTATTTCCGGAAGTACATCGCCTATTACGGGTAG